The following coding sequences lie in one Catharus ustulatus isolate bCatUst1 chromosome 5, bCatUst1.pri.v2, whole genome shotgun sequence genomic window:
- the PCM1 gene encoding pericentriolar material 1 protein isoform X2, producing the protein MATGGGPFEEHMNDQDLPSWSNESLDDRLNNTDWGGQQKKANRSSEKNKKKLSGEGETRLTNDISPESSPGMERRKTRTSHSFPHARYMTQMSVPEQAELERLKQRINFSDLDQRSIGSDSQGRATAANNKRQLNENKKPFNFLSLQINTNKSKDPASGSQKKESGVSAQCKELFGAALSKDFLQNCQVSAQEDATGEQAMDSSQIVSRLVQIRDYIAKASSMRDDLVEKNERSANVERLSHLIDDLKEQEKSYLKFLQKMLEVSFSLSCRPRIEDKLGNSASREQVTDIDVTPSPKGKSERATLNDREIWHYGINSQDHGLLSKARDPQHEAKEELENLKKQHDLLERMLQQQEQLKALQGRQAALLALQHKAEQAIAVLDDSVVTETTGSVSGVSLTSELNEELNDLIQRFHNQLHDSQTQSVPDNRRQAESLSLTREISQSRNSSMSEHQSDEKAQLFNKMRMLQGKKQKMDKLLGELHTLRDQHLNNSSFFPASGSPQRSVDQRSTTSAASGPVGIVTVVNGESNSLASAPYPDSLVSQNESEEDENLNPTEKLQKLNEVRKRLNELRELVHYYEQTSDMMTDAVNENTKEEEETEESETDSEHEDPQPATNIRNPQGISGWSEINSNSNVQCGTNNRDGRHLNTDCEINNRSAANIRTLKMSSALDCHNRENDKHFDLPQGEDDEVEEDRVSEDSLSSHRSSLGDVAGDAEFEQKINRLIAAKQKLRQLQNLAAMVQDDDPEPQGTIANASNIGDLLGEMDEAKQQPNNVRASSNKLKKDVRLNEKAREKFYEAKLQQQQRELKQLQEERRKLIEIQEKIQVLQKACPDLQLAADLGNCPANRQTSQVTSTPAMNECNTADKPLFDCGESVPVGNEQLWSEMRRHEILREELRQRRKQLEALMAEDQRRRELAETISTVAASVKSEGSEAQCTPQQSRTEKTMATWGGSTQCALEEENGGEDGYLSDGVGQAEEEEEDASSLNDSFSVYPNNNIPENAYFVKGNRDRWKNCRPLSADGNYRPVSKTRQQQNISMRRQENFRWMSELSYVEEKERWQEQINQLKKQHEFSVSICQTLMQDQQTLSCLLQTLLTGPYGMMSNNVASSQIHLIMHQLNQCYTQLTWQQNNVQRLKQMLSDLMQQQEQQCQEKPSRKERGSSAPPPPSPVFCPFSFSPQPVNLFSVPGFTNFSSFAPGINYNPVFPSGFGDFAHNISPRSSEQQEQQHPLDHNTSGKTEYMAFPKPFESSSSNGAEKQRRNHRQPEEEMENISTWLNDSQEIKKDDQSQLNAGFAVPVQNVASGHKNQCDTNRRREFDEESLESFSSMPDPIDPTTVTKTFRSRKASAQASLASKDKTPRSKNKRKSSSQLKGRSKNTGYESASASSVCEPCKSNKIRHTDDVVHAKVFSKRNQEQLEKIIKYSRSTEMSSAHARRILQQSNRNACIEAPETGSDLSMFEALRDTIYSEVATLISQNESRPHFLIELFHELQLLNTDYLRQRALYALQDIVTRHLSEKNEKGKCAKSLNSATWVASNSELTPSESLASTDDETFGKNIAEACQDCEQPDADNGSIMSTSSNFEPFATDDLGNTVIHLDKALSWMRDYERMKVEPESTLDSEGCSSNFQGASTAKLEGPGTGECQSVPQSGDVSAVPCPRIDTQQLDRQIKAIMKEVIPFLKEHMDEVCSSQLLTSVRRMVLTLTQQNDESKEFVKFFHKQLGSILQDSLAKFAGRKLKDCGEDLLVEISEVLFNELAFFKLMQDLDNNSISVKQRCKRKIETTEGMQSYVKEAKKGLQVDVCSSVEDVDEDKDKDETETAKQAPDSEVRAGNGVPESIRSDASDQEEDEESERGPVAISLSKAETQALTNYGSGEDENEDEEIEFEEGPVDVQTSLQASSETTENEQTSNQELSKAKSSEILSSEQESVNVKGGQDVAAVVPHYLSVIENTPALTVNTSESFITATVKTEGSSSSLAVNETPTQDTTCAENKSGASSESSMAGSPDTESPVLVNEYEPGSGNVSQKSDEDDFVKVEDLPLKLAVYSEAELMKKMKTEAQTKSLSDELLGGSGAQDQELAGDGQTLKEPETFGAQNA; encoded by the exons ATGGCAACAGGAGGTGGTCCCTTTGAAGAACACATGAATGATCAGGACTTGCCCAGCTGGAGCAATGAGAGCCTTGACGACCGGCTGAACAACACG GACTGGGGAGGTcaacagaagaaagcaaacagatcttcagaaaaaaacaagaaaaagcttAGTGGTGAAGGTGAAACAAGACTTACTAACGACATATCTCCAGAATCTTCACCTGGAATGGAACGAAGGAAGACCAGAACTTCTCATAGCTTTCCTCATGCTCGATACATGACTCAGATGTCTGTTCCAGAGCAGGCTGAACTAGAAAGGCTTAAACAAAGAATAAACTTCAGTGATCTGGATCAG AGAAGCATTGGAAGTGATTCTCAAGGCCGGGCAACGGCTGCTAATAACAAACGTCAacttaatgaaaacaaaaaaccattCAACTTCCTGTCACTGCAGATTAACACTAACAAAAGCAAAGATCCTGCCTCAGGTTCCCAAAAGAAGGAAAGTGGAGTATCAGCGCAATGTAAAGAGTTGTTTGGAGCTGCTCTAAGCAAGGATTTCTTGCAAAATTGTCAAGTGTCTGCTCAAGAAGATGCAACAGGAGAACAAGCGATGGATAGTAGCCAG ATTGTGAGCAGACTAGTTCAGATTCGTGACTATATTGCTAAGGCCAGCTCCATGCGGGATGATCTTgtagagaaaaatgaaagatcGGCCAATGTTGAGCGTTTATCACACCTTATAGATGACCTTAAAGAGCAGGAGAAATCCTATCTGAAATTTTTGCAAAAGATGCTT GAGGTATCTTTTAGTTTGAGTTGTCGGCCCCGCATTGAGGACAAACTAGGGAATTCCGCTTCACGAGAACAGGTTACAGACATTGATGTTACACCAAGCCCTAAAGGGAAAAGTGAGAGAGCTACTCTGAATGACAGGGAAATCTGGCATTATGGGATTAATAGCCAGGATCATGGATTGCTTTCAAAG GCCAGAGATCCTCAGCACGAAGCTAAAGAGGAGTTGGAGAACTTGAAAAAACAGCATGATTTATTGGAAAGGATGCTACAACAGCAGGAGCAATTAAAGGCTCTTCAAGGAAGACAGGCAGCTCTTCTCGCTTTGCAGCATAAAGCAGAGCAAGCCATTGCCGTCCTGGATGATTCTG TTGTAACAGAAACTACAGGTAGTGTTTCAGGAGTAAGTCTGACATCAGAACTGAATGAAGAATTGAATGACTTAATTCAACGCTTTCACAACCAACTTCATGATTCTCAG ACACAGTCTGTGCCCGACAACAGAAGGCAAGCAGAAAGCCTTTCACTTACCAGGGAGATTTCACAAAGTAGAAACTCTTCAATGTCTGAACACCAGTCAGATGAGAAGGCACAGCTTTTTAACAAGATGCGAATGTTGCAgggtaaaaagcaaaaaatggaCAAACTATTAGGAGAGCTTCATACGCTTCGTGACCAACATCTAAATAACTCTTCCT tttttcCTGCTTCAGGTTCTCCTCAAAGGAGTGTTGATCAAAGAAGTACAACTTCAGCTGCTTCTGGTCCTGTAGGCATAGTAACTGTAGTCAACGGTGAATCAAATAGTCTGGCGTCTGCTCCCTATCCTGATTCCCTGGTTTCTCAAAATGAGAGTGAAGAGGATGAAAACCTAAATCCAACAGAAAAGCTTCA gaaGCTAAATGAAGTTCGTAAGAGGCTGAATGAGTTACGTGAGTTAGTTCACTACTATGAGCAGACATCTGATATGATGACAGATGCTGTGAATGAAAACActaaggaggaggaagaaactgAAGAATCAGAAACTGATTCTGAACATGAGGATCCACAGCCTGCTACAAACATTAG GAACCCTCAAGGCATCAGTGGTTGGAGTGAAATAAACAGCAACTCAAATGTACAGTGTGGAACTAATAATAGAGATGGAAGACATCTTAATACAGACTGTGAAATAAACAACCGATCAGCTGCTAATATAAGGACTCTAAAAATGTCTTCTGCTTTAG ACTGTCATAATAGGGAGAATGACAAACACTTCGATCTACCCCAAGGTGAAGATGATGAAGTGGAAGAAGATCGAGTTAGTGAAGATTCCTTATCTAGTCACAGAAGCAGCCTGGGTGATGTTGCTGGAGATGCTGAGTTTGAGCAGAAGATCAATAGGCTTATAGCTGCAAAACAGAAGCTTAGACAGTTACAAAACCTTGCTGCTATGGTGCAG GATGATGATCCAGAACCTCAAGGAACAATTGCAAATGCATCTAATATTGGAGACTTGTTGGGCGAGATGGACGAGGCAAAGCAGCAACCAAATAATGTCCGAGCAAGTTCcaacaagttaaaaaaagatGTGCGACTAAATGAAAAAGCAAG AGAGAAGTTCTATGAAGCTaaacttcagcagcagcaacgGGAGCTTAAGCAGTtacaagaagaaagaagaaaactaattgaaatacaggaaaaaattcaaGTGTTACAGAAAGCTTGTCCTGACCTTCAA ttGGCAGCTGACCTGGGTAACTGCCCTGCAAACAGACAGACTTCACAAGTAACATCAACTCCAGCCATGAATGAGTGTAACACAGCTGATAAGCCTTTATTTGACTGTGGTGAATCTGTACCAGTAGGCAATGAG CAGTTATGGTCTGAAATGAGAAGACATGAGATTTTAAGAGAAGAATTGCGACAGAGAAGAAAGCAACTTGAAGCTTTAATGGCTGAAGATCAGAGAAGGAGAGAGCTTGCAGAAACGATATCTACTGTTGCTGCATCTGTTAAAAGTGAAGGGTCGGAAGCTCAGTGTACTCCACAGCAAAGCAGGACTGAAAA GACAATGGCTACCTGGGGAGGTTCTACACAGTGTGCCctagaggaagaaaatggagGTGAAGACGGTTATCTCTCTGATGGAGTTGGTCAggcagaagaagaggaagaagatgcATCAAGTTTGAATGACAGTTTCTCTGTTTATCCCAATAACAATATACCAGAAAATGCCTATTTTGTTAAAGGAAACAGAGATAG GTGGAAAAATTGCCGTCCCCTTTCAGCAGATGGAAATTATCGTCCAGTGTCTAAGACCAGGCAACAACAAAACATAAGTATGAGGCGTCAGGAAAATTTTCGGTGGATGTCTGAACTTTCCTATGTGGAAGAAAAGGAACGATGGCAAGAGCAGATCAACCAGTTAAAGAAACAGCATGAATTTAGTGTCAGCATTTGTCAGACTTTGATGCAGGACCAGCAG acCCTCTCTTGCCTTCTACAGACTTTGCTTACAGGCCCCTATGGTATGATGTCAAATAATGTTGCATCTTCTCAGATACACCTTATTATGCATCAATTAAACCAGTGTTACACTCAACTGACTTGGCAGCAGAATAATGTCCAAAG gCTGAAGCAAATGTTAAGTGATCTTATGCAGCAACAAGAACAACAGTGTCAGGAGAAACCATCACGAAAGGAGAGAGGCAGTAGTGCACCACCACCTCCATCTCCTGTTTTCTGTCCATTCAGCTTTTCTCCACAACCTGTGAACCTCTTTAGTGTTCCAGGATTtactaatttttcttcctttgctccAG GTATTAACTATAATCCAGTGTTCCCGTCTGGTTTTGGAGATTTTGCACATAATATTTCACCAcgcagcagtgagcagcaggagcaacaACATCCTCTAGATCATAATACTTCTGGCAAAACTGAGTATATGGCATTCCCCAAACCCTTTGAAAGCAGTTCTTCTAATggagcagaaaaacaaag aagGAATCATAGACAACCtgaagaggaaatggaaaacataTCAACTTGGCTTAATGATAGCCAAGAAATCAAAAAAGATGATCAGTCTCAACTGAATGCAGGTTTTGCAGTTCCAGTACAAAATGTTGCTTCAGGTCATAAAAATCAGTGTGATACGAACAGGAGAAGAGAGTTTGATGAAGAGTCTTTGGAGAGTTTTAGTAGCATGCCTGATCCAATAGACCCAACTACTGTGACAAAGACATTTAGATCTAGAAAAGCATCAGCGCAAGCAAGCCTGGCATCAAAAGATAAAACACCCAGATCAAAGAATAAGAGGAAGAGTTCTTCTCAGCTGAAAGGCAGAAGCAAAAATACTG GTTATGAAAGTGCAAGTGCTTCTAGTGTGTGTGAGCCCTGCAAGAGCAATAAAATCAGACACACTGATGACGTGGTTCATGCAAAGGTGTTCAGCAAAAGGAATCAGGAGcaattggaaaaaataattaaatacagtaGATCTACAGAAATGTCTTCAG CGCATGCTAGGAGAATTCTGCAGCAGTCTAACAGAAATGCATGCATTGAAGCGCCAG aaactGGTAGTGATCTTTCTATGTTTGAAGCTTTGCGAGACACAATTTATTCTGAAGTAGCAACTCTTATTTCTCAAAATGAGTCTCGTCCCCACTTTCTTATTGAACTTTTCCATGAGCTTCAGCTGCTAAATACAGATTATCTGAGGCAAAGGGCTCTATATGCTTTACAG GATATAGTGACCAGACATTTatctgagaaaaatgaaaagggaaagtGTGCAAAATCACTTAATTCTGCAACATGGGTGGCATCAAATTCTGAACTCACTCCTAGTGAAAGCCTTGCCTCTACAGATGAT GAAACTTTTGGCAAGAACATTGCAGAAGCATGTCAAGATTGTGAACAACCTGATGCAGACAATGGGAGTATTATGTCTACTTCTTCAAATTTTGAACCCTTTGCCACTGATGACCTTG GCAACACAGTGATTCACTTAGATAAAGCTTTGTCTTGGATGAGGGACTATGAGCGTATGAAAGTTGAACCTGAAAGTACCCTTGACTCTGAGGGCTGCTCTAGTAATTTTCAGGGTGCTTCTACTGCTAAATTAGAAG gTCCAGGTACTGGTGAATGTCAGTCTGTGCCACAGTCAGGTGATGTTTCTGCAGTTCCATGTCCTCGTATAGATACTCAGCAGCTTGACCGGCAGATTAAAGCAATTATGAAAGAGGTCATTCCTTTTCTGAAG GAACACATGGATGAAGTATGCTCTTCTCAATTACTGACATCAGTAAGACGTATGGTCTTGACTCTTACACAACAAAATGATGAAAGTAAAGAATTCGTGAAGTTCTTTCATAAGCAGCTTGGCAGTATACTTCAG GATTCACTGGCGAAATTTGCTGGTAGAAAGTTAAAAGATTGTGGGGAGGATCTTCTTGTGGAGATCTCTGAAGTGTTATTCAATGAATTagctttttttaaactcatgCAAGACTTGGACAACAACAGCATTTCTGTAAAGCAGAGATGTAAACGAAAAATAGAAACTACTGAAGGAATGCAGTCTTATGTTAAagag GCAAAAAAAGGTCTCCAGGTGGATGTCTGTTCTTCTGTTGAAGATGTTGATGAGGACAAA GATAAGGATGAGACTGAAACTGCTAAACAAGCACCAGACTCAGAAGTGCGTGCTGGTAACGGAGTGCCTGAAAGTATTAGATCTGATGCGTCTGATcaagaggaagatgaggaaagTGAAAGAGGTCCAGTGGCAATAA GTTTATCAAAGGCAGAAACCCAAGCTCTGACTAACTATGGCAGTGGAGAAGATGAGaatgaagatgaagaaatagAATTTGAGGAAGGACCTGTTGATGTGCAAACATCACTACAAGCCAGCAGTGAAACAACTGAAAACGAACAG